AAAATCTGCACTTCCATCAGCAAGCATAGAAATTTTATGGTCAGTTTTTTGGGATTCAGCCCACGCATTCATGACATAAGCATCATTAACAGAAAGACAAGAAATATTATCAACACCTTTACTTTTGATTTGGTCGTGATGCTGTAAAAAACCCGGCACATGTTTTGCAGAACATGTCGGTGAAAATGCAGCAGGTACTGCAAAAAGTACGGATTTTTTACCTGCAAAAAAACTATGTGTATGAACAGGTTCAACATTATCATTATTCATCATATACAAGGTTACTTCAGGAATTTGATCACCAACTTTAATCATTATGCTTCTCCTTATTCATAAATTTTTAAGTTATTTTTCTGGATTGATTAAACTATTTTTAATTACTTACATTTGAAAAGCCAAATTCTTTCATAAGTATAGTTGAGGATAAAAGTTCAGGCAATAGTTTAACCTTTTCAGGTGTATAAATAACAGTTAAAGGAATGCCATATTTTCCAAAACTTTGTATATAATTGGCTATTGTTTTATCTGGTTTCGTCCAATCAGCTTTCATCATAACAACATTATGCGATTTTAATGTTTCTAGTACAGCCTTTTTA
This portion of the Alphaproteobacteria bacterium genome encodes:
- a CDS encoding peroxiredoxin — encoded protein: MIKVGDQIPEVTLYMMNNDNVEPVHTHSFFAGKKSVLFAVPAAFSPTCSAKHVPGFLQHHDQIKSKGVDNISCLSVNDAYVMNAWAESQKTDHKISMLADGSADFTKAVDLVLDATNRGMGLRSKRYAMIIEDKIVKSLFIEVPGAFEVSCAESVLKYL